Proteins encoded by one window of Sorangium aterium:
- a CDS encoding alpha-amylase family glycosyl hydrolase, producing the protein MLRRLLRSTAAFSPCAIPSTPVVSIDASTGVRRRRIEGPSRRLRPLARLGWAAALLLAASSCESVTPSVSPRPSGSAQARLELHAGDADVWAFSARIQGALAGADTLEECAIRVGGDVFPAAIEQHRFFADIPLIEGENEIVARCREASAGDLDSPPVTYRVRLEDTPRARAHAALAGGKLVLDATSSEPGERSRAELVAFDWFRLRGGATPEPLGQGVRLELPAPAAGGQALYELRVRDERGRGDAARVAPPLEAAPGATAPAWIDDAVLYGVVPPFFGDPPLQSVRAALPAIERLGVTAIWLSPLFTAPEGDFGYAVTDYFSVRPDYGTEQDLRELVDDAHRRGLRVLLDLVPNHTSAEHPYFREAERRSNRAHTFDFYDRDDGGEPTHYFDWEHLPNLNYDSAEVARWMLEASLHWVRRFDIDGYRVDAAWGIRQRRGELWSPWAAELRRVSPHVALIAEASARDPYYLQNGFDAAYDWTEELGRWAWKDVFGAPRGIAARLGAALAATAARPERTLRFINNNDTGARFITRHGPGLTRVAAAALLTLPGIPCVYTFDELGAEYEPYAGLAPVSRPPRGQLARHYERLIRLRRGVAALRSPGHLTVHAGGPDDEVFAYVRHGDDASRFALVVLNFSDRPVKKRLTVPEPFAAHARGGLRDALSGAQAASRLRAGALALDLAPWDVRVLVPR; encoded by the coding sequence ATGCTGAGACGTCTCCTCCGCTCGACGGCCGCCTTCTCTCCCTGTGCAATCCCATCTACGCCGGTCGTCTCGATCGACGCGAGCACCGGTGTCCGGCGACGGCGCATCGAAGGCCCATCACGTCGCCTTCGGCCGCTCGCCCGGCTCGGATGGGCTGCCGCTCTGCTCCTGGCGGCGTCCTCGTGCGAGTCGGTCACCCCCTCGGTATCGCCGCGCCCATCGGGATCGGCGCAAGCCCGGCTGGAGCTGCACGCCGGCGATGCCGACGTCTGGGCCTTCAGCGCGCGCATCCAGGGCGCCCTCGCCGGGGCGGACACGCTGGAGGAATGCGCGATCCGGGTGGGCGGCGACGTGTTCCCCGCGGCGATCGAGCAGCACCGGTTCTTCGCGGACATCCCGCTGATCGAGGGCGAGAACGAGATCGTCGCGCGCTGCCGGGAGGCGAGCGCGGGCGACCTGGACTCTCCGCCCGTCACCTACCGCGTCCGGCTCGAGGACACGCCGCGCGCCCGTGCCCACGCTGCGCTGGCCGGCGGCAAGCTCGTCCTCGACGCGACGAGCAGCGAGCCCGGCGAGCGCTCGCGCGCCGAGCTCGTCGCCTTCGACTGGTTCCGGCTGCGCGGCGGCGCGACGCCTGAGCCGCTCGGGCAGGGCGTTCGCCTCGAGCTGCCGGCGCCCGCCGCCGGCGGTCAGGCGCTGTACGAGCTCAGGGTGCGCGACGAGCGCGGCCGGGGCGACGCCGCGCGTGTCGCGCCGCCGCTCGAAGCCGCCCCTGGCGCGACCGCGCCGGCGTGGATCGACGACGCCGTCCTCTACGGCGTCGTGCCGCCGTTCTTCGGCGATCCGCCGCTCCAGAGCGTCCGCGCCGCCCTCCCCGCGATCGAGCGGCTCGGCGTCACGGCGATCTGGCTATCTCCCCTCTTCACAGCGCCCGAGGGCGACTTCGGGTATGCCGTCACCGACTACTTCAGCGTGCGCCCCGACTACGGAACGGAGCAAGATCTCCGCGAGCTCGTGGACGACGCGCACCGACGCGGCCTGCGCGTGCTGCTCGATCTCGTGCCCAACCACACCTCGGCCGAGCACCCGTATTTCCGGGAGGCCGAGCGGCGCTCGAACCGCGCCCACACCTTCGACTTCTACGATCGCGACGACGGCGGTGAGCCGACGCATTACTTCGACTGGGAGCACCTGCCGAACCTGAACTACGACAGCGCCGAGGTGGCGCGCTGGATGCTCGAGGCGTCGCTGCACTGGGTGCGCCGCTTCGACATCGATGGCTATCGCGTCGACGCCGCGTGGGGCATCAGGCAGCGGCGGGGCGAGCTCTGGTCCCCCTGGGCCGCCGAGCTCCGGCGCGTGAGCCCGCATGTCGCGCTGATCGCCGAGGCCTCGGCGCGCGATCCGTACTATCTGCAGAATGGGTTCGACGCGGCCTACGACTGGACCGAGGAGCTCGGACGCTGGGCCTGGAAAGACGTGTTCGGCGCGCCGCGGGGCATCGCGGCCCGGCTCGGCGCGGCGCTCGCCGCCACCGCCGCGCGCCCCGAGCGCACGCTCAGGTTCATCAACAACAACGACACCGGCGCGCGCTTCATCACCCGCCATGGGCCGGGGCTGACGCGCGTCGCTGCGGCGGCGCTGCTGACCCTGCCGGGGATCCCGTGCGTCTACACGTTCGACGAGCTCGGCGCCGAGTACGAGCCTTACGCCGGCCTCGCCCCGGTCTCACGGCCCCCGCGCGGCCAGCTGGCGCGGCACTACGAGCGGCTGATCCGGCTCAGGCGCGGTGTCGCGGCGCTCCGGTCGCCGGGGCACCTCACGGTCCACGCCGGGGGGCCCGACGACGAGGTCTTCGCCTATGTCAGGCACGGCGACGACGCGTCCCGCTTCGCGCTCGTCGTCCTGAATTTCAGCGATCGACCGGTCAAGAAGCGGCTCACCGTCCCGGAGCCGTTCGCCGCCCACGCGCGAGGCGGCCTGCGCGACGCGCTGAGCGGCGCGCAGGCCGCCTCGCGCCTCCGGGCCGGCGCCCTCGCGCTGGACCTCGCGCCCTGGGACGTCCGCGTCCTCGTGCCGCGGTAG
- a CDS encoding cytochrome P450, protein MSQLLRGPRGRLLTTYQFITRPFEFLSRCASTYGDVFNVPVVSGDVVIAGCPRSVEEVLTAPPETFLPFATRAIAPLVGEHSLLMLSGERHRRERKLLTPPFHGDRMRAYAAAMADTAARRLTEAARAPRAVAQEITQAISLDVIIRAVFGVEEPSRTSAFARAVVAMTDALTPALTFLPFLQRDLGGLGPYARFRRRVDDLDALFRGQIERARAAPGDDILSLMVSARYDDGSTMSDQAIFDELRTLLFAGHETTALALAWALDHVHRNPGVLARLRDEIDALGPEPDPERLAALPYLDAVCKEALRIYPIVTESPRLLAQPFRLDEHELLPGTGVAPCILLVHHHPDLYPEPSRFRPERFLERKFSPFEYLPFGGGHRRCIGAAFAMFEMKIVLGVALSAWEFRLLDERPPRPVRRNLTLSPSGGVPLVVRARNRVSAPPPDPGARRRRGSPSTGMHHRGGNDIADME, encoded by the coding sequence ATGAGCCAGTTGCTTCGAGGCCCGCGCGGCCGACTTCTGACGACCTACCAGTTCATCACCCGTCCCTTCGAGTTCCTTTCGCGGTGCGCCTCCACATACGGGGATGTCTTCAACGTCCCCGTGGTCAGCGGTGACGTCGTGATCGCCGGATGCCCCAGATCGGTGGAGGAAGTGTTGACGGCGCCGCCGGAGACATTCCTTCCCTTCGCCACCAGGGCGATCGCGCCCCTCGTGGGGGAGCACTCGCTCCTCATGCTCTCGGGCGAGCGCCACAGGCGCGAGCGGAAGCTGCTGACACCGCCGTTCCACGGCGATCGCATGCGCGCTTACGCCGCGGCGATGGCGGACACCGCCGCCCGCCGGCTCACCGAGGCGGCGCGCGCGCCCCGCGCCGTCGCCCAGGAGATCACGCAGGCGATCTCGCTCGACGTCATCATCCGCGCCGTGTTCGGGGTGGAGGAGCCGTCTCGAACGAGCGCGTTCGCCCGCGCCGTCGTCGCCATGACCGACGCGCTGACCCCGGCGTTGACCTTCCTGCCGTTCTTGCAGCGGGACCTCGGCGGCCTCGGCCCCTACGCGCGCTTCCGCCGGCGCGTCGATGACCTGGATGCCCTGTTCCGCGGGCAGATCGAGCGGGCGCGCGCGGCGCCGGGCGACGACATCCTGAGCCTCATGGTCTCGGCCCGTTACGACGACGGATCGACCATGAGCGATCAGGCCATCTTCGACGAGCTCCGCACGCTGCTGTTCGCCGGGCACGAGACAACGGCGCTCGCCCTCGCGTGGGCCCTCGATCATGTGCACCGCAACCCCGGCGTCCTCGCGCGCCTCCGCGACGAGATCGACGCCCTCGGCCCGGAGCCCGACCCCGAGCGGCTCGCCGCCCTGCCCTACCTGGACGCCGTGTGCAAGGAGGCGCTGCGCATCTATCCGATCGTCACCGAGTCCCCTCGCCTCCTGGCGCAGCCGTTCCGCCTCGACGAGCACGAGCTCCTGCCGGGAACGGGGGTGGCGCCCTGCATCCTGCTCGTGCACCACCACCCCGATCTCTACCCCGAGCCGTCCCGGTTCAGGCCAGAGCGCTTCCTGGAGCGCAAGTTCTCCCCGTTCGAGTACCTGCCGTTCGGCGGCGGACACCGCCGCTGCATCGGCGCGGCCTTCGCGATGTTCGAGATGAAGATCGTGCTCGGCGTGGCGCTTTCGGCATGGGAGTTCCGCCTGCTCGACGAGCGGCCGCCCCGACCCGTGCGCCGCAATCTGACGCTGAGCCCGTCGGGCGGCGTCCCGCTCGTCGTGCGCGCCCGCAATCGCGTCTCGGCGCCGCCGCCTGATCCTGGCGCGAGGAGGCGCCGAGGAAGCCCCAGCACGGGAATGCATCACCGTGGAGGCAACGACATAGCGGACATGGAGTAG
- a CDS encoding DUF899 domain-containing protein, whose product MTRIELPRVVSRAEWLEARKALLAREKELTRARDRLNADRRRLPMVEVTEPYEFSGAHGKLRLLDLFEGRQQLIVYHFMWLFEDDGTPKDRGCPSCSGYADQISKGHLRHWHNVGTTFAFISRAPWEKIAPFKARMGWPVPWYSSAGTRFNHDYHVTLDESVTPVEYNYRTPAEHEQAGSAYYLGGKQPFDLHGLSCFLRDGERVYHTYSTYGRGTESTGGSYYFLDLTALGRQEEWEEPKGRSTGLGAKAGDERIRYPDEQEDLSDSRGARPAAAAPEADDCCSRMRR is encoded by the coding sequence ATGACCCGGATCGAACTGCCCCGCGTCGTGTCGCGCGCCGAGTGGCTGGAGGCACGCAAGGCGCTGCTCGCCCGCGAGAAGGAGCTGACCAGAGCGCGCGATCGGCTCAACGCGGATCGCCGGCGCCTGCCGATGGTCGAGGTGACCGAGCCGTACGAGTTCTCGGGCGCCCACGGCAAGCTGCGCCTCCTCGATCTGTTCGAGGGCCGGCAGCAGCTCATCGTCTATCACTTCATGTGGCTGTTCGAGGACGACGGCACACCCAAGGATCGCGGCTGCCCGAGCTGCTCGGGCTACGCCGATCAGATCTCGAAGGGCCACCTGCGGCACTGGCACAACGTCGGAACCACGTTCGCGTTCATCTCGCGCGCTCCCTGGGAGAAGATCGCGCCGTTCAAGGCGCGCATGGGCTGGCCCGTGCCCTGGTACTCGTCGGCGGGCACCCGCTTCAACCACGACTACCACGTCACGCTGGACGAGTCGGTCACGCCCGTGGAGTACAACTACCGAACGCCCGCCGAGCACGAGCAGGCGGGCTCCGCCTACTATCTTGGGGGCAAGCAGCCCTTCGACCTGCACGGGCTGAGCTGCTTCCTGCGCGACGGCGAGCGCGTGTACCACACCTACTCGACCTATGGGCGCGGCACGGAGTCGACCGGCGGCTCGTACTATTTCCTCGATCTGACCGCGCTCGGGCGCCAGGAGGAATGGGAAGAGCCCAAGGGGCGCAGCACCGGGCTGGGCGCCAAGGCCGGCGACGAGCGCATCCGTTACCCCGACGAGCAGGAGGACCTGTCCGACTCGCGCGGCGCGCGGCCCGCGGCCGCCGCTCCCGAGGCGGACGACT